Proteins encoded in a region of the Deinococcus aerius genome:
- a CDS encoding phosphoribosyltransferase family protein: protein MRTYKVEVGDVMRELPVVPVAPGVSVALFNMLGDTEVTEAAGRELARRLPAEIDVLVTPEVKAVSLAHVISRESGKPYIVIRKTQKPYMVDPIAREVVSITTGKPQLLVLDGFDVEKIRGRKVAIVDDVVSSGGTLNSLRQIIEEVGGEVAAVVAVFTEGQERPEVTALGHLPLFGPEAEAS, encoded by the coding sequence GTGAGAACGTACAAGGTCGAGGTTGGGGACGTGATGCGTGAGCTGCCGGTGGTGCCGGTCGCCCCCGGCGTCAGCGTGGCCCTCTTCAACATGCTGGGCGACACCGAAGTCACCGAGGCGGCGGGCCGCGAACTCGCCCGGCGCCTGCCCGCGGAGATCGATGTGCTCGTCACGCCCGAGGTCAAGGCGGTCTCGCTCGCGCACGTCATCAGCCGCGAGAGCGGCAAGCCCTACATCGTGATCCGCAAGACGCAAAAACCCTACATGGTGGACCCCATCGCCCGCGAGGTCGTGAGCATCACCACGGGCAAGCCCCAACTCCTCGTCCTTGACGGCTTCGACGTGGAGAAAATCCGGGGCCGGAAGGTCGCCATCGTGGACGACGTGGTCTCCAGCGGCGGCACCCTCAACTCCCTGCGCCAGATCATCGAGGAGGTCGGCGGCGAGGTCGCGGCGGTCGTCGCCGTCTTCACCGAGGGGCAGGAGCGCCCGGAGGTCACCGCGCTGGGGCACCTGCCGCTGTTCGGCCCCGAGGCGGAGGCGTCGTGA
- a CDS encoding dipeptidase produces MTQSQTTDLSALLDRQEAERELFELLRIPSVSADPTHTEDMARAAAFLQRKLQSLGFTARMDPTGHGGQSGHPVVYAERLEAPGKPTVLIYGHYDVQPEAPLEEWVTPPFEPTVRDGRIYARGSTDDKGQAYAHVRGVELLLSQGELPVNVKFLLEGEEEVGSPNLAGYLAEHADELRADVIVISDGSRFAPDVPTVTYGLRGLSYVEIHVQGANRDLHSGSYGGAAPNPINALCEIIAGLKDDGGRITIPGFYDGVEELTPEEREMWAKLPHSDEEFAASIGVPALPGEKGYSTLERLWARPTLDVNGIWGGYQGEGSKTVIPAKAGAKVSMRLVPGQDPERITRLVQEYVPTLAPEGVRVEVKALHGGQPVKVDLDSPYIRAADRALTRVYGKPAAFGRTGGSIPIVADFRRLLGAPVLLVDFGLNEDAPHSPNESFALEDYHNGILTSAALLQELGHQELGE; encoded by the coding sequence ATGACGCAATCCCAGACGACGGACCTCTCCGCCCTCCTCGACCGGCAGGAGGCCGAGCGGGAACTGTTCGAGCTGCTGCGCATTCCCTCCGTGAGCGCCGACCCCACCCACACCGAGGACATGGCGCGGGCCGCCGCCTTCCTCCAGCGCAAATTGCAGAGCCTGGGCTTCACCGCGCGGATGGACCCCACCGGGCATGGGGGGCAGTCCGGGCATCCGGTCGTGTATGCCGAGCGGCTGGAGGCGCCGGGCAAGCCCACGGTGCTGATCTACGGCCACTACGACGTGCAGCCCGAGGCCCCGCTGGAGGAGTGGGTGACGCCCCCCTTCGAGCCCACCGTGCGCGACGGGCGCATCTATGCCCGGGGCTCGACGGACGACAAGGGCCAGGCCTACGCCCACGTGCGCGGCGTGGAGCTGCTGCTCTCGCAGGGCGAACTCCCCGTCAACGTCAAATTCCTGCTGGAGGGCGAGGAGGAGGTCGGCAGTCCCAACCTCGCGGGCTACCTCGCCGAGCACGCGGACGAACTGCGGGCGGACGTGATCGTGATCTCCGACGGCAGCCGCTTTGCGCCCGACGTGCCCACCGTGACCTACGGCCTGCGCGGGCTGAGCTACGTGGAGATTCACGTGCAGGGGGCGAACCGCGACCTGCACTCCGGCTCTTACGGCGGGGCCGCTCCAAATCCCATCAACGCCCTGTGCGAGATCATCGCGGGGCTGAAAGATGACGGGGGCCGCATCACCATTCCCGGCTTCTACGACGGCGTGGAGGAACTGACCCCCGAGGAGCGCGAGATGTGGGCGAAGCTGCCCCACTCGGACGAGGAGTTCGCCGCCTCCATCGGTGTGCCCGCCCTGCCCGGCGAGAAGGGGTACTCGACCCTGGAACGCCTCTGGGCGCGGCCCACGCTGGACGTGAACGGCATCTGGGGCGGCTACCAGGGCGAGGGCAGCAAGACGGTGATCCCCGCGAAGGCCGGGGCCAAGGTGTCCATGCGCCTCGTTCCCGGCCAGGACCCCGAGCGCATCACCCGGCTGGTGCAGGAGTACGTGCCGACCTTGGCGCCGGAAGGGGTGCGGGTCGAGGTGAAGGCCCTGCACGGCGGCCAGCCCGTCAAGGTGGACCTCGACTCGCCGTACATCAGGGCCGCCGACCGGGCGCTGACGCGGGTGTACGGCAAGCCCGCCGCCTTTGGCCGCACCGGGGGCTCCATCCCCATCGTCGCCGACTTCCGCCGCCTGCTGGGTGCCCCCGTCCTGCTGGTGGACTTCGGCCTGAACGAGGACGCGCCCCACTCGCCCAACGAGAGCTTCGCGCTGGAGGACTACCACAACGGGATTCTGACGAGCGCGGCCCTGCTGCAAGAGTTGGGGCATCAGGAGCTGGGGGAGTGA
- the hspR gene encoding heat shock protein transcriptional repressor HspR, fused homodimer type produces the protein MATDSKQRPVYVISVAAELVDMHPQTLRLYERKGLIRPGRSSGKTRLYSERDIEHLREIRRLTQELGVNLAGVEEVMRLQHQLDDLQGEFEAEIERLEDELRERAAPRALPAPDSEGKLDPKDRPVYVISIAAELVDMHPQTLRLYERKQLIRPGRSSGKTRLYSERDIEHLREIRRLTQELGVNLAGVEEIMRLRHRLEEARAKMEGNVRRIQQDISDRMTDWRTLPAPKGDEQAGAEEEDGDEDE, from the coding sequence ATGGCGACCGATTCCAAGCAACGCCCCGTCTACGTGATCTCGGTCGCGGCGGAACTCGTGGACATGCACCCTCAGACTCTCCGGCTCTACGAGCGCAAGGGGCTGATCCGTCCGGGGCGAAGCAGTGGCAAGACGCGCCTGTACTCCGAACGCGACATCGAGCATCTGCGCGAGATTCGCCGCCTGACCCAGGAACTCGGGGTCAACCTCGCCGGGGTTGAGGAGGTCATGCGCCTCCAGCACCAGCTCGACGACCTCCAGGGCGAGTTCGAGGCCGAGATCGAGCGCCTGGAAGACGAGCTGCGCGAGCGCGCCGCCCCCCGCGCCCTGCCCGCCCCCGACTCGGAGGGCAAGCTCGACCCGAAGGATCGGCCCGTCTACGTGATCTCCATCGCCGCAGAACTCGTGGACATGCACCCGCAGACGCTGCGGCTGTACGAGCGCAAGCAGCTTATCCGCCCGGGGCGAAGCAGCGGCAAGACCCGGCTGTACTCCGAACGCGACATCGAGCACCTGCGCGAGATTCGCCGCCTGACCCAGGAACTCGGGGTCAACCTCGCCGGGGTCGAGGAGATCATGCGGCTGCGCCACCGGCTGGAGGAGGCGCGGGCCAAGATGGAGGGCAACGTCCGGCGCATCCAGCAGGACATCAGCGACCGCATGACCGACTGGCGCACCCTGCCCGCCCCGAAGGGTGACGAGCAGGCCGGGGCAGAAGAAGAAGACGGGGACGAGGACGAATGA
- a CDS encoding phosphoribosyltransferase family protein — translation MTFPGSQALRVTVGDVTRELPTVRVGAVGRVPLVEFLGDSEFTNAAAEAMLPLIPPGTEMLLTVVTNALPLAHELSDRSGLPYVVARKKRRTYMQDPLIQDVPSLTLGVAETLWLDGPHAARLKGKRVTIVQDVVASGGTAQALARLVTRAGGTVAGYLAAFKQGDSALPLIYLQELPQTI, via the coding sequence GTGACGTTCCCAGGCTCGCAGGCCCTGCGGGTCACCGTGGGTGACGTGACCCGCGAACTGCCGACCGTCCGCGTCGGTGCCGTGGGGCGCGTGCCCCTGGTGGAATTCCTGGGCGACAGCGAATTCACCAACGCCGCCGCCGAGGCGATGCTGCCCCTGATCCCGCCGGGCACCGAGATGCTGCTGACCGTCGTGACGAACGCGCTGCCGCTGGCGCACGAACTCAGCGACCGCTCCGGCCTGCCCTACGTGGTCGCCCGCAAGAAGCGCCGCACGTACATGCAGGACCCCCTCATCCAGGACGTGCCCAGCCTCACCCTGGGGGTTGCCGAGACGCTGTGGCTGGACGGGCCGCACGCCGCCCGATTGAAGGGCAAGCGCGTGACCATCGTGCAGGACGTGGTGGCGTCGGGGGGCACCGCGCAGGCCCTCGCCCGCCTGGTCACCCGCGCGGGCGGCACGGTCGCCGGATACCTCGCCGCCTTCAAACAGGGGGATTCGGCGTTGCCGCTGATTTACTTGCAGGAACTGCCGCAGACGATCTGA
- a CDS encoding DUF402 domain-containing protein produces the protein MKRKVFDLRPWPRVARHTQTVTHIPGYVIVDFTAHEVARPLDVPFGERTVRILDHGFRWVRAHPTGTGEGVIGDAITVQLNAAGQPEQLYVDIHAGEGVGEDGLPWTEDVYLDVIADWQPGWEVTETHIIDADELEEAVRAGLVSPTLAEAAWTHARLVEEGLRAGTYAPLGVLRGYLEDPYT, from the coding sequence GTGAAGCGCAAAGTCTTCGACCTCCGCCCTTGGCCCCGTGTGGCCCGGCACACCCAGACGGTCACGCACATCCCCGGCTACGTCATCGTGGACTTCACCGCGCACGAGGTCGCCCGCCCGCTGGACGTGCCCTTCGGGGAGCGCACCGTCCGCATCCTCGACCACGGCTTCCGCTGGGTGCGGGCGCATCCGACCGGCACGGGCGAGGGCGTGATCGGGGACGCCATCACCGTGCAACTGAACGCGGCGGGCCAGCCCGAGCAGCTTTACGTGGACATCCACGCCGGGGAAGGGGTGGGCGAAGACGGCCTCCCCTGGACCGAGGACGTGTACCTCGACGTGATCGCCGACTGGCAGCCCGGTTGGGAGGTGACCGAGACGCACATCATCGACGCCGACGAGTTAGAGGAGGCGGTGCGGGCCGGGTTGGTCTCCCCCACCCTCGCCGAGGCCGCCTGGACCCACGCCCGGTTGGTGGAGGAGGGGTTGAGGGCGGGGACGTATGCGCCGCTGGGGGTGCTGCGGGGGTATCTGGAGGACCCGTATACATAA
- a CDS encoding metallophosphoesterase, with the protein MTVHLPGDLLHAPVEGLWVVGDVHGALDKLRALLRQARLIDQGDRWAGGTSHLVFLGDYMDRGPDGAGVVRLVRSLEASAPLAGGRVTALLGNHEVMFLAALRFAGHDPQDRYGFREYWLANGGQPRDTARLDADDHAWLAARPGLARAGRWLLMHADSSLYLRLGGSVEAVNAHVARLLQSDAPEVWGHFANAFADRLAFAEPRGEDLARRLLRSFGGERLAHGHTPVSLLDESGSGPGLPVLYAGHLCLALDGGLAYREDAGFLVRLSDRGVAEIVGYAGTGALG; encoded by the coding sequence GTGACCGTCCACCTCCCCGGCGACCTCCTCCACGCGCCCGTCGAGGGGTTGTGGGTGGTGGGCGACGTTCACGGCGCGCTCGACAAGCTCCGCGCGCTGCTACGTCAGGCGCGCCTGATCGACCAGGGGGACCGCTGGGCCGGGGGCACGTCGCACCTCGTCTTCCTGGGCGACTACATGGACCGGGGACCCGACGGGGCGGGCGTGGTGCGGCTCGTCCGCTCGCTGGAGGCTTCGGCCCCGCTGGCGGGGGGGCGCGTGACGGCGCTGCTGGGCAACCACGAGGTGATGTTCCTGGCCGCGCTGCGCTTTGCCGGGCACGACCCGCAGGACCGCTACGGCTTCCGCGAGTACTGGTTGGCGAACGGCGGGCAGCCGCGCGACACCGCCCGGCTGGACGCGGACGACCACGCCTGGCTGGCGGCCCGGCCCGGCCTGGCCCGCGCGGGCCGCTGGCTGCTCATGCACGCCGACAGCAGCCTGTACCTGCGGCTGGGGGGCAGCGTGGAGGCGGTGAACGCCCACGTCGCCCGGCTCCTCCAGAGTGACGCCCCCGAGGTCTGGGGCCACTTCGCCAACGCCTTTGCCGACCGCCTCGCCTTCGCCGAGCCCCGGGGCGAGGACCTGGCCCGGCGGCTGCTGCGGTCCTTCGGCGGCGAGCGGCTGGCGCACGGGCATACGCCGGTGTCCCTGCTGGACGAGTCCGGTTCCGGTCCCGGCCTGCCGGTCCTGTACGCGGGTCACCTGTGCCTCGCCCTCGACGGCGGGCTGGCCTACCGCGAGGACGCGGGGTTCCTGGTGCGCCTGAGTGACCGGGGCGTGGCGGAGATCGTGGGCTACGCGGGCACCGGGGCGCTGGGCTGA
- a CDS encoding SDR family oxidoreductase has protein sequence MILVVGATGFLGNTVCQLLAREGRPLRAVVRPSSNPVLVDALREVGAELVQADLKDRASLDRACRGVDTVISTATATMRDQAADSLTDVDHQGQLQLVEAAREAGVRHFVYVSYPNSLDGDQPSPLSQAKRGVERHLMESGMTYTILQPVPFMEAWLSPGLGFDYPNGRVQVPGEGDRPVGWISLGDVARYVVASLDRPEARNTVLPLVAENRSMNEIIRTFEEATGRPFEVQHIPAEALRAQRDGGGTPLERSFGALMLTVAQGAAVEQDDRQRAFGITPMTVREYAHQVAVPTPAT, from the coding sequence ATGATTCTTGTCGTCGGCGCTACGGGATTTCTGGGCAACACGGTCTGCCAGCTTCTGGCGCGGGAGGGGCGGCCCCTCCGGGCGGTGGTTCGTCCCTCCTCGAACCCCGTTCTGGTGGACGCGCTGCGAGAGGTCGGGGCCGAACTCGTCCAGGCGGACCTCAAGGACCGGGCGTCCCTGGACCGGGCCTGTCGGGGAGTCGACACGGTCATCAGCACGGCCACTGCGACCATGCGCGACCAGGCGGCGGACTCCCTGACCGATGTGGACCACCAGGGGCAGCTCCAACTGGTGGAGGCCGCGCGGGAAGCGGGGGTCCGGCACTTCGTGTACGTGTCCTACCCCAACTCGCTGGACGGGGACCAGCCCTCGCCGCTCTCGCAGGCCAAACGGGGGGTCGAGCGGCACCTGATGGAGAGCGGGATGACGTACACGATCCTGCAACCCGTTCCCTTCATGGAGGCGTGGCTGAGTCCCGGCCTGGGCTTCGACTACCCCAATGGGCGGGTCCAGGTGCCGGGGGAAGGCGACCGGCCCGTGGGCTGGATCAGCCTGGGGGACGTGGCCCGCTACGTGGTCGCCAGCCTGGACCGCCCCGAGGCCCGGAACACCGTGCTGCCCCTGGTGGCGGAAAACCGCAGCATGAACGAGATCATTCGGACGTTCGAGGAGGCCACCGGGCGGCCCTTTGAGGTCCAGCACATCCCGGCAGAGGCGTTGAGAGCCCAGCGGGACGGCGGGGGTACGCCGCTGGAGCGGAGTTTCGGGGCGCTGATGCTCACCGTCGCCCAGGGCGCCGCCGTCGAGCAGGACGACCGCCAGCGGGCGTTTGGCATAACACCCATGACTGTCCGCGAGTACGCGCATCAGGTCGCCGTCCCGACCCCGGCAACCTGA
- a CDS encoding NUDIX domain-containing protein, whose amino-acid sequence MTGQAPAVGRVGAGVAALRRGANGPEVLLIRRRDDARWDLPGGGVNVGEEVETAARRELREETGLEAGPLTLLAVFSGEAHRHTYPDGNVVAWVTIVYTIGQVGGEARAGDDAAEATWWPLAALPGEVSAATWAYFRALTRPEEVRA is encoded by the coding sequence ATGACCGGGCAGGCCCCAGCCGTCGGGCGGGTGGGCGCGGGCGTGGCGGCGCTGCGGCGTGGAGCGAACGGCCCCGAAGTCCTGCTCATCCGCCGCCGTGACGACGCCCGCTGGGACCTGCCCGGCGGGGGCGTCAACGTCGGTGAGGAGGTCGAGACTGCCGCCCGCCGCGAACTCCGGGAGGAGACGGGGCTGGAGGCCGGACCCCTGACGTTGCTGGCGGTGTTCAGCGGCGAGGCGCATCGCCACACGTACCCGGACGGCAATGTGGTCGCCTGGGTGACCATTGTGTACACCATCGGGCAGGTGGGCGGCGAGGCCCGGGCCGGGGACGACGCGGCGGAGGCGACGTGGTGGCCCCTCGCCGCCCTGCCCGGCGAGGTGAGCGCGGCGACCTGGGCGTACTTCCGCGCCCTGACCAGACCTGAGGAAGTGCGCGCGTGA
- the purN gene encoding phosphoribosylglycinamide formyltransferase: protein MILGFLASHGGSAARFLTQAAREGRLDATPVALASNNSGSPALAWAREAGLKAAHLSAAKYPDPDELDAAILAFLQEAGVDTLVLSGYMKALGPRVLSAYAGRLLNVHPSLLPRHGGRGMYGDRVHEAVLASGDTESGATVHLVTAGIDEGPILAQVRVPVLPGDTLPTLKARVQATEGELLLQALRSLV from the coding sequence ATGATCCTCGGCTTCCTCGCCTCCCACGGCGGCAGTGCGGCCCGCTTTCTGACCCAGGCCGCTCGGGAGGGGCGGCTGGACGCCACGCCCGTCGCCCTCGCCAGCAACAACAGCGGCAGCCCGGCGCTCGCGTGGGCGCGGGAGGCGGGGTTGAAGGCGGCGCACCTGAGCGCGGCGAAGTACCCCGACCCGGACGAACTGGACGCGGCGATTCTGGCCTTTCTGCAAGAGGCGGGGGTGGATACTCTGGTCCTGAGCGGGTACATGAAGGCACTGGGGCCGCGGGTGCTCTCGGCCTACGCGGGGCGGCTGCTCAACGTCCACCCCAGCCTGCTGCCCCGGCACGGCGGGCGCGGCATGTACGGGGACCGGGTGCATGAGGCGGTCCTCGCGTCGGGCGATACGGAATCGGGCGCCACCGTCCACCTCGTTACCGCCGGAATTGACGAGGGGCCGATTCTGGCGCAGGTGCGGGTGCCCGTGCTCCCCGGCGACACGCTGCCCACCCTCAAGGCCCGCGTGCAGGCCACCGAGGGCGAGTTGCTGCTGCAAGCTTTGCGGAGCCTAGTGTGA